One stretch of Pseudomonadota bacterium DNA includes these proteins:
- the meaB gene encoding methylmalonyl Co-A mutase-associated GTPase MeaB, with protein MASMSSLVRSMLRGDKASLSRLITIIENDHPETASIMREIFPYTGRAHIIGITGFPGVGKSTIIDKLISIYRGQGLSVGVIAVDPSSSISGGAILGDRIRMRTHHKDENVFIRSMATRGFLGGLARNTRKAMGLLDASGLNKAIIETVGVGQDEIDIVGLAHTCAVILMPGLGDNIQAIKAGIFEIADIFVINKTDNLDPTTTLSDLESLINSKHTDNVWVPRVILTSAKEGKGIDAFAKTLDSHYEAWKGLSPDKSQRKDREIDALIHEALLDLFKKRLGTDYAKFKRKLINGGVDIYGLIEKVMYPRRGGSRQE; from the coding sequence ATGGCTTCCATGTCTTCCCTTGTGAGAAGTATGTTGAGGGGCGATAAGGCCTCTCTATCAAGACTCATCACAATCATAGAGAATGACCACCCAGAAACCGCATCAATCATGAGGGAGATTTTTCCATACACAGGAAGGGCGCACATTATCGGCATAACAGGGTTCCCGGGGGTCGGAAAAAGCACCATAATAGACAAATTGATATCTATCTACAGGGGGCAGGGGCTGTCTGTTGGCGTCATTGCTGTGGACCCTTCTAGCTCCATTTCGGGCGGCGCAATACTCGGCGACAGAATACGAATGAGAACCCACCATAAAGACGAGAATGTTTTCATCCGTAGTATGGCTACAAGGGGGTTTTTGGGCGGGCTTGCCAGAAATACACGCAAGGCAATGGGGCTTCTCGATGCCTCTGGCCTTAACAAGGCAATTATTGAGACCGTTGGTGTTGGTCAGGATGAGATCGACATTGTTGGGCTTGCCCATACTTGTGCCGTAATATTAATGCCCGGCCTCGGGGACAATATACAGGCAATAAAGGCGGGCATATTCGAGATAGCAGATATATTTGTTATAAACAAAACGGACAATCTCGATCCAACTACAACGCTGAGCGATTTAGAATCCTTAATTAACTCAAAACATACGGACAATGTCTGGGTTCCAAGGGTGATATTGACATCTGCAAAAGAAGGCAAGGGCATAGATGCATTCGCAAAAACCCTTGATAGTCATTACGAGGCGTGGAAGGGGCTAAGCCCCGATAAAAGTCAAAGAAAAGACAGGGAAATAGATGCGCTCATACACGAGGCGCTCCTTGACCTTTTTAAGAAACGTCTGGGAACAGATTATGCTAAATTCAAAAGGAAGCTGATAAATGGTGGTGTTGACATTTATGGCTTAATCGAGAAGGTTATGTATCCAAGGCGAGGGGGTTCAAGGCAAGAATAG
- a CDS encoding thioredoxin fold domain-containing protein: MKWLGPRMAVIVIVLLSQGLLFADDYGDAMKRARTEGKPMVLYFYSKYCYYCDEMEKRVLSDREMGALLKSGVVTLMLDVDKRDDLAALYNVWSYPTTWLLEPTGKRIARVPGYVSKGEFKKILAYLREGHYKNMGLRDFLRK, from the coding sequence ATGAAATGGTTGGGACCAAGAATGGCGGTGATCGTAATTGTGTTATTAAGCCAAGGCCTTCTCTTTGCGGATGATTATGGCGATGCAATGAAGAGGGCGAGGACCGAAGGCAAACCCATGGTGCTCTATTTTTACAGCAAGTATTGCTATTACTGCGATGAAATGGAAAAGCGCGTCCTTTCTGACAGAGAGATGGGGGCCCTCCTGAAAAGCGGTGTTGTTACGTTGATGCTTGACGTGGACAAGAGGGACGACCTCGCAGCCCTATACAATGTTTGGAGTTATCCGACAACATGGTTGTTGGAACCTACCGGCAAGCGCATAGCCCGGGTCCCCGGATACGTATCAAAGGGGGAATTCAAAAAGATACTTGCCTACTTGAGAGAGGGGCATTATAAGAACATGGGCTTGAGGGACTTTCTGCGGAAGTGA
- a CDS encoding C40 family peptidase — protein sequence MKIKKKIGVVAIVLLFLVASGCAPKKISLYESLTEIRNNIVQSAMELHGKPYKGGAKGPDAFDCSGLVHYVYKKSDIVLPITAEGLNGAGHEIPRGSVLPGDLVFFKIKRDLHVGIMISKGEFVHASKSKGVTIDDINSGYWSRNLQGFRCIL from the coding sequence GTGAAAATAAAGAAGAAAATTGGGGTCGTTGCCATTGTGCTTCTCTTTCTTGTCGCCTCTGGGTGTGCACCAAAAAAAATAAGTCTTTATGAGTCGCTCACCGAAATAAGAAACAACATTGTCCAGTCTGCTATGGAGTTACACGGGAAGCCTTACAAGGGCGGCGCTAAGGGCCCTGATGCGTTTGACTGCAGTGGTCTTGTTCATTATGTTTACAAAAAATCTGATATCGTGCTCCCCATTACGGCTGAGGGGTTAAATGGGGCGGGCCATGAGATACCGAGGGGAAGCGTCCTTCCGGGTGATCTCGTGTTTTTTAAAATAAAAAGGGATCTCCATGTCGGTATAATGATAAGCAAGGGGGAGTTTGTTCATGCCTCAAAGTCGAAAGGCGTAACAATAGACGATATTAATTCAGGTTATTGGTCAAGAAACCTGCAAGGATTTCGATGTATTCTATGA
- a CDS encoding amidohydrolase family protein has translation MEAIDAHTHIFPPELIKERSKVAARDSAFANIYGDKRSRMIDAAGLLEYMEIENIDASVVCGFPFQDRELVEMENDYILEEGRKNKNIIPLTVVNIEDEECAINETERCFNRGARGVGEVALYGKGLGKEEMRKLGSIASIVEKNHSFLMIHINEQVGHVYNGKVPIDLIEVVRFIEAHRGIDIILSHLGGGLCFYEFMPEIKKAFARVYYDMAAIPLIYSDEIYHFIEGFLSEKTLFGSDYPLLSIERYREGIRNMSEDRRRRILHANARRFFWK, from the coding sequence GTGGAAGCAATAGATGCGCACACCCATATATTCCCACCAGAGCTCATAAAGGAGAGAAGCAAGGTCGCTGCCAGAGATAGTGCGTTTGCTAATATTTATGGGGACAAAAGATCCAGGATGATCGATGCAGCCGGGCTTTTAGAGTATATGGAGATAGAAAATATCGATGCCTCTGTGGTGTGTGGTTTTCCCTTCCAGGACAGGGAATTAGTGGAGATGGAGAACGACTATATCTTGGAGGAGGGGAGAAAAAATAAAAACATTATACCCCTTACGGTGGTGAACATAGAAGATGAGGAATGTGCTATAAACGAGACAGAGAGGTGTTTTAATCGGGGCGCAAGAGGGGTGGGAGAGGTAGCACTTTACGGTAAGGGTCTTGGCAAAGAAGAAATGAGAAAGCTGGGAAGTATTGCAAGCATTGTGGAAAAAAATCACTCATTTCTCATGATACACATAAATGAACAAGTAGGCCATGTGTATAATGGGAAGGTGCCCATAGACCTTATTGAGGTCGTGAGGTTTATTGAAGCGCACAGGGGTATAGACATCATACTTTCTCATCTTGGAGGGGGGCTGTGTTTTTACGAATTCATGCCCGAGATTAAAAAGGCATTTGCGCGCGTATACTATGACATGGCAGCCATACCACTAATCTATTCAGATGAAATATACCATTTTATTGAGGGATTCCTATCAGAGAAAACGCTTTTTGGTTCTGACTACCCACTGCTCTCAATAGAAAGGTATAGGGAGGGGATAAGGAATATGAGTGAAGACAGAAGAAGGAGGATATTGCATGCAAATGCACGGAGGTTTTTTTGGAAGTAG
- a CDS encoding class I SAM-dependent methyltransferase translates to MEVVDWDKRYREGFYEGATEPHGLLKKFWSAIPGGPVIDIAMGNGRDAIFLAGKGVRVWGLEKSGEAIRIAREGSVNTGHSIFIISGDAHSLPFRKGSVTCVMVFYFLLKGVMEEVVDLLKKGGILIYETFLKRQNKIDRWRNPEYLLDDGELISYFRTLDLLFYEEAVSSSDGKARAVAKYVGRKR, encoded by the coding sequence TTGGAAGTAGTTGACTGGGACAAGAGATACAGGGAAGGCTTCTATGAAGGGGCAACAGAGCCCCATGGTCTTTTGAAGAAGTTCTGGTCGGCCATTCCAGGGGGGCCAGTGATTGATATTGCAATGGGCAATGGCAGGGATGCAATTTTTCTTGCAGGGAAGGGGGTTAGGGTATGGGGTTTAGAAAAATCAGGAGAGGCAATCAGGATTGCCAGAGAGGGGTCAGTCAATACAGGGCACAGCATATTTATAATATCGGGAGACGCCCATAGCCTGCCTTTTAGAAAGGGCTCTGTAACCTGCGTGATGGTTTTCTATTTTCTGCTTAAAGGCGTGATGGAGGAAGTGGTTGATTTGTTGAAAAAAGGGGGCATACTTATATATGAAACCTTTTTGAAAAGACAGAACAAGATAGACAGGTGGAGAAACCCGGAGTATCTTTTGGATGATGGAGAGCTTATTTCATATTTTAGGACCCTCGACCTTTTGTTCTATGAAGAGGCTGTATCCTCTTCAGATGGGAAGGCGCGGGCCGTGGCAAAATATGTTGGAAGGAAAAGATGA